In the Ochotona princeps isolate mOchPri1 chromosome 29, mOchPri1.hap1, whole genome shotgun sequence genome, GTGGCAGTTGGGGACAGCGTCCAGCCCCGGTCCCCAGGCAGGGGAGCCACGGCAGCATGCTCACCAGGGAAAGCCGTGGCAGTGGAGTTTGTGGGTGTTGTTTCCGGCCACGTAGGAGAAATGGAAGCCTCCAGGGTTGAGGACCAAGGGTGTCAGGTCAACCATGTGGCTACAAGAAGATATGGTAGAACACTAAACCTCAGAATGGGGACCAGGAACCCCAGACACCTCCCCTGGAAGGGGACAAGACCCTCCACCCGCTACCTTAACCCCAGGATGGAtgctgctgggggctgggaggagagATGAACCAGCCTGGAGTTGGCACACCAGGACACTCCCCCAGAGGCTCCCCTCCTGTCCAGAGGAAAGGGTATTGACCTCTTAGGGTTTGCCGACAGACTGCTCCAGTTCAACCTCACTTCAGACCTGGAGGTCTCCAACTTCTCCACCTGCAGGAAGCAAAAGGGATAGGGCCAGGTGGGGGTGCACAGGCTAATCCTGTGCCTACCGTgagggtgtcccacatgagtcctgattgctccacttcctgactcAGTTCCCTGCTCAGGACCTTAGGCCCctgtcccacgtgggagactgaaaaaaagctcctggcttcagctctggccattgtggccacttggggagtgaaccaagggacagatgatctgtctcccctctctctgtaactctgcctttcaaataaaaataaatttacaattaaaaaaaaagcagggcccggtgcggtagcctaacggcttaagtgccttgcatgccagggtcccatataggcgctggttttaatcccagctgccccgcttcccatccagctccctgctgtggcctgagaaagcagtagaggacggcccaaggccttgggcccctatagcagccacatgggagacccagaagaaactcctggcttctggctcaggttggctcagcttcggccactgcgggcattggagagtgaaccagtggatggaagatctttctctgtatttccttctctctgtaaatctgactttccaataaaaacaagtaaatgttaaaatatatatatatatatatatatattgtgtatattaaaaaaaggaaCCCCAAGGGCAGGTTCCCCAACACCATGGCCACTCAAAAACCTCAACATCTACGGTGACCTGGGGCTCACAGTGCCCAGCTCCGGACTGCTGGATGAAATAGCAGGGGCTGGGAGCTCAACTGGGTCAGAGTGTGGCTGGAGGAGGAGCTGAAGTGAGGTGCGTGGACGACACAACGCggcaggtggcagggcaggggctgacaCCCATGGGAGCCTCAGGAAGGATCCATAGTGGGCAGACAGCCAcctcccagagctgggccaggaacctGGGGCTCCCTGCATGCCCCCAGCCCCGCTCCTTCAGCCAGAGAAACCCCCATTTCAGTACTGCCTGGGAGGGATGACCCAGGGCTGACAGGGCAGGACTGGGGGACCCCTGCACTGACCGGCTTGCTGGGCAGTGGTGGGAAGGGGCCAAAGACTCTGGGCATAGTGTAAACGGGGTGTGATGAGGCCACCATGGAGgccatgttggtggcaggtggCAACAGTGCTGGAAGTGGTGGCGGAGGTGGTGGCAGCAGGTTCAGTGGCTGGCAAGGGGAGGTTGATCGGTCCCGAAACAGGATGCGCTCTAGCTTCTTTGGTTTGACTTTTCTTTTCCTCGTCTTGGCATCTGAAACAGAGGTGTCCCATGTCTTTCTGACACCCAGGAACCAGAAAAGATACTCCTGGGCTATCTGGATTGCCAGGGACTCAGAGATCTGGTGTCCTGGACTGAGGGGTGGGCACGTCCTGGCCAGGTACAGCATTGTGGGAAGCCAGAGTGTACCTGCCAGCATGGGCTGGGGATGCGGAGACCCTGAGGGTGAGCCCACCAGCGAGGACTGCACCCCTTAGGTCTCATGGAGGGACTCCCCTAGGCCatgccatctgggtcttcctCCTCGATCTGAGGAGTCTGGCTGTATCCCATGAGTGGTGGGGACAAGTGGGTGCCAGCAGCTCCTCAACAGCTAGTGTGCAGGGACCACCACTACAACCTGCCAACAAAGGTCAACTCCACGCTCAACTCCCTCAAGCACAGCTCCTCTGTTCCTCCTTAGTAAGACATGGAACAAGTCACCACATGGGCGTCTGGGGGTGCTATACCTGCTGCTTGTGAGATGCAGGTGTGGAGGACCTGGCACTCAGAAACAGGGACAGGGGGCTGCCCCAAACAAAGACTTATCACAGCCGGGGTCCACCATCAGCAACCCCTGGCCCCAACATACATCCCCTACAGGCCCCGAGGTTCAAGACACCCaggtaggggctggcattgtggtgcacaCACCACCCACAAttctgacatcccacatgggcactagttcgaaTCCTAGACACCCAGGCAGGGACTGGCATCGTGATGCACAtggagctaagctgccacctagaacactggcatcccatatgggtgccggttcaaatcctggttgttcttcttccactccagcttccggTTATTATGCCTGGGGAGACaacagaagacggtccaagtgcttggaccccgccacttgtgtgggagacccagatggagatcctagttcctggctttgtcctggcccatccccagctgctgtggccatttggggagatggaaggtctcttggaataccattctgcttttcaaatagctctattttaaaaaagaaacacaggcagatgagaaacaaagaagaGGCACCAAAGAGGGGAGGACACCCCGGGAGATGGCCGTTTGAGTCAATGGCACAGggaataaggagagacagaggggtcaCCACACCCCAAAGTTTCATGGAGGTGGCCAAGGAGCCTTCCGGGCTTACACCTGCCATCCTTGCAATGTCCCAGATGCTGCCTCCTTCTCTGACTTACTTCTTCGAGGCAGAAATTTCCCCACTTGTTCATTCACTCTTCACACACCTGCAAGAGCTCAGGGTTGGGCCGGCCCCAGGCTGAGAACCAGACCCATCCATCTAGGTCACCACAGACAGGTAGCATggactcaagcacctgagccacccctgtccctgcccATGGCACACCTTAGCAGGAGGGTAGGACTGAAACAGAGCAGGGACTCCAAACCCAGGTCCTCTTGggtggcatgtgggcatcccaagctgtCTTCAGGGTCATGCCAATGCCAGCCCTTGCATGGTCCTTTTGGACCTCAACTTGGACACAAATAATATGGGCATTCTAGTTACAAGGAAGTTAAACGTCTCCTCCCGACACACGCAGTGTGAGCCTCGCTGGGTCCCCACACCACGGAGCATGCCACGTGGGAGATGTGACTGCTAGAATGGCCGTATAATCAGCCAACCCAGGGCACTGCTGTCAGTTGTGGCAGGTGTAACAATGACCTTGAgtttctatcaaaaaaaaaaaaaaaagggtgggggtTTAAAAAATTGAAGTGCAGCACCCAGCAgtacagcctagcagctaaagtcctcgccttccatgcgccagaatcccatatgggtgctggttctagtcccggcagctccgctccccatccagttccctgttcatgccctgggaaagcagttgaggatggcccaaggctttgggaccctgcacccacgtgggagacctggaagagtctcctggctcctggcttcggatcagcttagctccagccgttgcggctgcttgggaattgaatcatcgaacagatctccctctctgacttagcaataaaaatagatattttttagggctcggcagtgtggcctagtggctaaggtcctcgccttgatcccatatggctgctggttctaatcccggcagctccacttcctctctatctctcctcctctcagtatatttgactttgtaataaaaataaaatagatctttaaaaaatatacatatattttttaaaaaaattgaagagcagggcccggcggcgtggcctagcggctaaagtcctcaccttgaaagccccgggaacccatatgggcgccggttctaatcccggcagctccacttcccatccagctccctgcttgtggcctgggaaagcagttgaggacggcccaatgcattgggaccctgcacccgcgtgggagacctggaagaggttccaggttcccagcttcggatcggcgcgcatcggcccgttgcagctcacttggggagtgaatcatcggatggaagatcttcctctctgtctctcctcctctgtgtatatctggctgtaataaaatgaataaatcttttttaaaaaattgaagcgCAATCTTCAAGTCTTCAGAGGGACAAAGAGGTAGATTTCTCAGaagttaataataaaaaaaaaacttcacgaGACATTCGCAAGGGCAGGTGACTACACTAAAGCATTTTCAGTCTTTGGTGTGTCTATTGCCCTTTTAGAACCTTGAGGGGTCATGTTTGTGGCACAGCGtgttaagccaccgcctgcaaaGCCATTGTCCTATATGGGTTCAAGTTCCAAGTTCCGGaagctctatttccaatccaactccctgctgatacagCTGGGGAAAGCCGTGGGAGAAGGCCAGCGTGCTGTGTCcgtgccacccaagtgggagagaccaggatggagtgtgaGGATCCTGGCTCCCACCCTGGCCATGCTGTGCACCTGGAAAGCCAGCAGGTGGATAGAGAGCCTCTCTCTGGGTGTctcaaacaaacaataaataacaAGGAAACAACACAGGGTGGGCAACTGAAGCGGTGGCCCCCTCCACAGCTGAGGGGCTCTCAagaacccctcccctcccctcccaggacaCCTCTGCAGGGGAGGGCCGGCGCCTCACCCCGGGAGTAGAGGTGCACGCGGTGGATGTTTCTCTTGAGTTGCTCCAAGCGCTGGTGCAACTCGAGGGCGCCCATGCTGTTGCATTGGTTCAGCTCCCCCTGCACCGCAGAGGCGAACTTGGCCTGTGACATCAGCGGGGAGGGAGAAGCAAGGCATGGAGGACGCCCTGGGAGGAGGGGGCAAGGGCAGCCCGCCAGGCAGCTCGGCTCCTACCCCCACCCCGCCATGGCATGGGGAGCCCCGCAcccagaggaaggagaggagccCGCGCTGCTCGCACTCGGCCTGCTTGCCCTTGCGCACCACCCGCTCGGCCAGCGCGGGGTTGCGGTCCAGGCTGCGGAAGAGGCGGCGCAGCGCGCGCTCCGTGTAGGTGGTCGCCTGCCTCTCGAAGTCCTCCTCGGAGATGAGCCGGCAGAAGGTCACGCTCTGCGGGAACTCTCGGTCGAATTCGTCCAGGACCTCCATCCCGAGAAGGGCCGGGGTGGGGCGCGCTGCCTGCGGGGCGGCCAGCCGGGGTGCGGGTGTTACGGGAGCGGCAGTCGGGATGCAGCTCGCCGAGGCGGGCAGGAGGGAACCGGagcacccccacctcccactcccGCCGGCCAGGGCCTCGGGCCGCACCCAGGGCCATGCCTCCCCTCCCCGGACCCCCACACACCCTCTGTGGTGCCCCAAGCCGCCGCGCAGGCGCAGACTCCCTCGCCCACTGCCGCCGCCGCCCCGAGGCCGTGGGCGGAGCCAGCCCGCGCCGGCAGCCTCACGTGACAATGCCCGCCTCTCTGAGCATGCGCCCTCCCGCCCTTGACGGCCGTGGAAGGAGGGCGGATGTGAGGCTCACGCGTTACCGAGGGGAGGGGGACGATCCAGCCCAGGGGTCCCTTAGTCTTGGTTAGAACCCAGAAGTGATGAAGACAACAGGAAGCTTGCATTTCGGCTTCAGCCTCCTCCCCACAGCTGCTACATCCACGTCAGGATGTCCCCCCAGTTCTGAGGGTGTCTCACTCTCAGTACATCTAGATTCCACCCCCAAAACCACCTCCTCTGCGCCCTGCCTCCTGCAGCGGGTGCTGATCCCTGGGGTACTCCCCAtcagcttttttttctgtaagttttttttttttaatggaaaggcacatttacagagaggagagacggaaagatcttccatgcgctgattcgcttcccaagccgcagcaatggccggtgctgagctgactcgaagccaggagcttcttcctggttttccacGCGGgtgcctttttaaagatttatttttattggaaaggtagagttacagagagaagaaacagagatcttctgtctactggctcaggccacaatggccagagctgggctgggataaagtcaggaaccagggcgctggatcggaagtggagtagctggcattCGAACCAGCTCCCTAATGGAATGCCAGCTTGCAGGCCCTTTAACCTTTGATCAATTGGTTCTCCCCCAAACACCTGTAACaggcagggaagggccaggcagAGTCCAACGGCCTGGAACTCCAGATgttgggggcccaagcacttgagccatcttctgcctcccaggataccgTAGTAGGAACCTGGCACTCAAGCCAGCACCGGCGCCATTCTGGGAGTTTGTGTTGGTGTAGGGTCAAgtactagggccatcttccattgccgtGTTGCTGGGTTGCACATGCAAGGAACTCGAACTggaactcatgtgggatgctggtgtccttggccacaatgcctgccccgcccacattttctctttataaattaaaaaagttTAGATATGTATTCGAATGGCAGGAGCAgcagtgtgagcaggaagctagaacagaAATCAGCGTGGGACACGGGTATCGCAGAGCGGGGGCTGAGCCTGTAATGCTAACACTCAGGGGCTAGACCAGAAGAACACACTTTGTGCTCCAGGGCACAGTTCTGGAACTTACCATGctcccaccagcagcaggaatCAGCCCACCTCCAGCGCAGGGAAAAGGGAGGGGGGTGAGGTTAGAGGCCAAGGAAGCCCAAAGGGGTCAGGACTACAAGAGCCCCCCACCTACAGCTGGCCACAGCTAGGGTCAGCCTCCTGCAATGTTCCATTCCTGCCCCTCCTGGAAGAACGGTCTTCAGGCCTTCATCAGGAAGGCCCAGGATCTCGATCCcgcccacccctcaccccacaACGTGGCCGGGTGTTGCTGGGTCCCTTCccatggaaagcagcaaagtTCTTTGTTCCTGCACTAGGCCCTGACCAGCCTCCCCTTCCAAGCGGGGCCAGGTGGGGGGAGGACCCCGTGCTGAAACCAGAGTTGAGATGGGCAGCTTGGAGATGGATCCAGAGAACCCCGACGCCGATGGGGAGTCCAGCCCCAGAACTTACCGccggagggggagggaggacacCATGGCTTCGCCGGCTGGCCAGCTGGGCGGTGGGGTGGGAGATAGGGCAGCACTCTCCAGCCCCCGGGGGCGTCCGGCCTGACCAATGCCCTTTCAGCATTGCACTGCTTCCCAGTGACCCACAGAAGTGCAACAGGGAAAGAGTGTCGGGCAGGCCGGTGGGCCAGTGGCGGGCTGAGATCTGAAACCTGGAATGCAGGCCCACAGGGGCGGGGCCtcggcctggggctgggggaagggtgCCCTCTGACCTCCAGAGGCCCAGTTTCCATGGTGAAGCCAGTGAGCCGGCAGACCCAAGGGGCGGCCCCCTCCCCCAAGCAGGACCTGGAGGGTGAGTGAggcgggaggggtggggggatcccaCCCCAAGGCTGGTCCCAGATGCTTTGACAATATCATTGCACTGCTTCTCAAAGCAAAGTAGTGCAACCCCGTCAGAGCATCTGCAGCCAGCAGCGGGGGGACGGGGTCCCCAAATTATGCACAGGGCACTGGGTGGGGTCACAGCTCCCTCCCGCCACCCCCAGGTCTTAGATGGACATCCGGGACGAGGGGCGAGTTCCCAGCCAGGCTGCCTTCCTCCTCCATGCTGCACCCagaccctcccccagcctcccactcCGCAGGCCTCCCCCCCTCCGCCCCCAAGGCCCAGGATGGcgaccgtgggggaggggcaaggTGGGGGAGGGCTGCACGCGCTGGGGGAGTTGGAGCGCTTGGAGAGGGAAGCCAGCACACAAAGGGGAGGGGCCCGCGCTCCGCCATGGCCCGAAGCCCCCTAGAGCCCCAGCCTGCCCTCTGCGACTGAGGGTGGTCCAGAAGCTCCGGGACCCCAGTCCCCCCACCACCATGGACTCCATAGTTTCTCCACCGAGTGACCCAGAATGAAGGGGCGCGGTGGCGAGGGGGCTTCCCGCCTTCTGGATGGGCCCTTATTGAGTTGTGCGGAGCCAGGAGGGAAGCCAGGGGTTCCCGCCAGCGACTCCTCGGAACTTGGTCGGCCCTAGCCCCCGTGCCCTTCCCCCGCCACTCTCCAACCCCAACCCTTGCTCCAGCTACTCACGCCGACCGTCCTTCCAGCCGGGGCGAGGGCAGAGCGCGCGAGGGGAGCGGGcgcggggcagggtgggggtcccTGGCCGTCGCGCGCCCCCCGCACCTCGTGGTGCCCTCCAGGCTCCATCTTTGCGCGGCTGACAGTCGGAGGGGCCGGGGTCCGCGGCTGCTTTGCCCAGCGCTGCTCTTATTGGCAGGCGCCGGCGCGGCTGCGGCGGGAGGGGGCTTTGCCTCCCGCACCCCTATTGGCTGAACCCTGAGCAATTTCAAAACAGCCTCCGGGATGCGATTGGCTGGTGCGCTCGGGCTccgtgcattttttttttttttaacaatgaagTTCTCCacgcatgcatttttttttttctttctcccttccccccccccccccattcataAATTATCAAAGAAAACTTTGCCCGCCTTTTCTCGGCTCCATGTGCTGGGCGA is a window encoding:
- the LOC101518246 gene encoding uncharacterized protein LOC101518246, with the translated sequence MEVLDEFDREFPQSVTFCRLISEEDFERQATTYTERALRRLFRSLDRNPALAERVVRKGKQAECEQRGLLSFLWAKFASAVQGELNQCNSMGALELHQRLEQLKRNIHRVHLYSRDAKTRKRKVKPKKLERILFRDRSTSPCQPLNLLPPPPPPLPALLPPATNMASMVASSHPVYTMPRVFGPFPPLPSKPVEKLETSRSEVRLNWSSLSANPKSHMVDLTPLVLNPGGFHFSYVAGNNTHKLHCHGFPCSSACNGSPRNEQTSSSTVRASIFTPPVLLKFQPMSRSKDDSEPKDPGSGESAPGQQSP